The Dehalococcoidia bacterium genomic sequence CTACCAGTGTCGCGAAGCGCTTTTCGGGCAGCGCATAGATGTACTCGCGGTTCATCCAGCGCAGCTTGTCGAAGTCGAAGACGGCGGGGCTCTTGGAAACGCCGTCTAGATCGAAGTTTTCGACGAACTGCTCGCGGCTGATGATCTCGGTCTTGTCGTCCAGCGCCCAGCCGAGCAGGCCAAGAAAGTTGACCAGCGCGTCCGGCAGGTAACCTGCCTCCACGAACGCTTTGAAGGCCGTATCGCCATGCCGTTTGCTCAGCTTGGAGCGGTCCTTGCCCAGGATCAGCGGCAGATGAGCGAAGATCGGCGGCTGCCAGCCCAGCGCGCGGTAAATCAGCAAGTGCAGTGGCGTGCTGGGCAGCCACTCGTCGCCGCGCAGGACGTGCGTGAACTGCATGTAGTGGTCGTCCACCACCACGGCGAAGTGATAGGTCGGATAGCCATCCGACTTGATCAGCACCGCGTCTTGAAGCAGTCCGTTTTCGAACTCGACCTCGCCCTTGATCGCGTCGTGGACAATGGTGAGGCCGTCGAGCGGCACCGCGAAGCGCACTACCGGCGTCACGTCGCTCGCCTGGGCGGCCGCGCGCTCCTCTGGGGAAAGATTACGGCAATGGCGATCGTAGCCGGGCGGCAACTTCTGCCTTTGCCGCTCCGCATTCACCTCTGCGAGGCGTTCGGGCGAGCAGTAACAGTGGTAGGCGCCACCGTCGGCCAGCAGCCGCGCGATCTCTGCTCGATAGAGATCGAGGCGCTCCGACTGGAAGTACGGCCCGAACGGCCCGCCCACCGCCGGTCCTTCGTCGGGCTCCAACCCGAGCCAGCGCAGCATTTGCCGGATCGACTCGACCGCGCCGGGCACCAGCCGGTTGCGATCCGTATCTTCGATGCGCACGACGAACTGGCCGCCGTGATGCCGGGCGAACAACCAGTTGAACAATGCTGTGCGCGCCGTGCCGATGTGCGGCTCGCCGGTGGGGCTGGGCGCGATGCGAACGCGGACAGTCATCGGGTCACCTCGGTGTGCCTCACAAGAGGTACGCGGCTACGGCATTTTGCTCTCTACTCAGCCCTCATCTGCCTGCGCGCTCGATCGAGCATACGCCCGCTGTCCACGGGGCAGCCAGCCAGCAATTCGTCGGGCAGCGGCGCTTCGAGCGTGATGCGCTGGCCGTCGCTCGGCCGAGCGAAAGCCAG encodes the following:
- the gltX gene encoding glutamate--tRNA ligase, whose product is MTVRVRIAPSPTGEPHIGTARTALFNWLFARHHGGQFVVRIEDTDRNRLVPGAVESIRQMLRWLGLEPDEGPAVGGPFGPYFQSERLDLYRAEIARLLADGGAYHCYCSPERLAEVNAERQRQKLPPGYDRHCRNLSPEERAAAQASDVTPVVRFAVPLDGLTIVHDAIKGEVEFENGLLQDAVLIKSDGYPTYHFAVVVDDHYMQFTHVLRGDEWLPSTPLHLLIYRALGWQPPIFAHLPLILGKDRSKLSKRHGDTAFKAFVEAGYLPDALVNFLGLLGWALDDKTEIISREQFVENFDLDGVSKSPAVFDFDKLRWMNREYIYALPEKRFATLVEEWLLKDLPDELAQRVTPEIVRSIAPELQTRIDLLSEVAPKLRFLFEDEVMYDRATLLGKRFAERPEEALFTLEEIAAELEDVEDWEKDAIWAAVSRVFEQRTLKPREAAPLLYVAITGAPQGVPVNAAMAALGKRRSFKRIKAAVSLLTD